The Cyanobacterium sp. T60_A2020_053 genome segment AATTATCTGCAAATAAGCTAATCGTGAGCCAATGGCACCAAACAAAAATAGCGTAATGACGATTAAGATAAATAGAGGCTGACCTTTTTGCCCTACAGTCAAAAGTTTTTGCTCTTTTTCGCGCGCTGGAGTGGAAGGCTGAGTTAAGGGTTTTTTACTAAAATTATTTTTACGCCGAAAATTGCTTAATTGCATGATATTTTCAAAAGACTAATTCATATCTAGCTGTTATTTTACCCACATTTTAACTAAGGCAAAGAGTAATTGATAACATTAAGACATTATCTGGCAAGACTACACTGAAAAACCTTGTGTTATTCCAAATTAGTGGAAACGTTAAGATATTCACTATCTAAAATTCCAAGATGTACCAACTGCTTTTCGCTGGAGAAAAGATGTATTTTAAGTCTTTTCATACCTAAAACCAGCAACCCCTTTTTTTATATATCCCTCTTTTATCACTTTCCGATAGAGTTGCTTTAGTGGTAATAGTTTCCGGCATTTTTTTAATCTGATAAATTTGATTACTTAAAAAGTCTTGAAATATTTTGCTAATCAAGGTTATGTGATCCAATAATGGTAAAAGTTTTCGGAGAATGACAAAAGAGGGATATATGTTTTCCTAAAAACTAGAGTCATTAAACGATGACAAATAAATTTGGCAAATAATGTACTTTTTGTTACAATAAATGTAAAGAAATCTTACAAAGAAGACTTGGATAATCTCTGCGAAGGTTTCCTCAAGATTATACGACAACAAATACTTTGCCGACATCATTTAGATGTCGGTTTTTTGATCAAATAATCCAGGGTTGAAAATTCTATCCAGCGCTTTTCACTTCCTTAAACTTGTCACAAGGATTTTCGTTCCGCCTTTGCGAGAAACAAAAAACTTGGTTTATATCAATTTCGCTTAATCATGAAAAATTATACCTTAGCTGTTTCCCCCCTTTTTTTTAAATGCAGTTAAGATACAAGATTAGATACACTACATGAGGATAGTAAAACCCCACAATTGTCAACTAACAATTTGCGTTGACAACACAACTTTTTCATTTTCAGTACACCCTACATAGTTAACTTTGCCCTTTTATAGCATTTTTGCAGTAAATCATTTACCCACGAGTAATAATGGGGATAAACGGGAAGTCGCTGCTGTAATTGCCAGTCATAATGGGCTAAAAATTCTTGTAAATTCAATAAATTATCATGGTGATAGTCAGGGTTAACTTCATCTTTTGGCACGATACCGCCTAAATCTCGGCATCCTAATGCTAAACATTCCAGTAATAGTTGACGATCTTTCACTAGATTCGGTGGCACTTGAATGGTAATATCATCGGGTAATATTTCTCTGGCAATAGCAACGGTTGCTAACATTTCTTTGGCATTAAAGTTTTCTGCCAATAGTTCTTCTTTAGCGCCCACAGAATAGGGTTGTAATATCACTTCTTGAATATGTCGCCATTGGGAATGAATTTCTGCGATAGCTTTGAGGCTTTCGATTCTGTCTTGTTTGTTTTCACCGATGCCTAAAAGGATTCCCGTGGTAAAGGGAATTTTGAGTTTTCCTGCCCAAATTAATTGTTGTAGTCTTATTTCTGGATGTTTACTCGGCGCGCGCCGATGTACTGTATCAAGTAGTTTTGGGCTTAATTGTTCTAACATCAAACCCATGGAAACGTTAACTTCTTTAAATTTTGCCATTTCCTGAAAAGATAAAGGTCCTACATTGCTATGAGGAAAAAAACCTTGATTAACGGCGAGGTGCGCCAGATTGTAGATGTGATTAAACCATAATTTACGGCGACTAGATTGAGGATGCACTTCACCACTGAGAATTAAAATTTCGGTAATCTCTTGAGTTTTGAGGTTTTTAAGTATTTTTTCAGCTTCAGTTAACTGTAACCATTGATTTTTTAGCGGATCAGTGCGAAAATTACAGTAACTGCAACGATTAAAACATTCGTAAGTCGGTACAAGAGTGTAAGCTGGGCTGTAGGTAATAATTTGCTTTGTCATGATGGCTTTTGCCACTACTTTTAAATATGTCTGTTGCTTTTTTGAATTGTCAATTTAGCACATTAACTCAGTAAGAATTACTTATTTTTTTGATGACGTAATGATTGATTATCAGTAATCCTAACATTAATCTAGCCTACTTGAAAATTAGCTTGATACTCTTGACTTTATTTTCCGCAATAATTAATCTCTACTGAAGAAAATTAAGCTAAAATCAAAACAGGAAAATTAAGGAACAATTCTCAAAGAAAAGCAGTCTAAAAATAGTGTAATTATAACACTAAAAATAGTTGTAATTAGTTAATTTTTATTAAATTTATATATTTATAGACAGACGGGAGAATTTCTATGTTTAAAAATCTTATTTCTATTACCTTACTTTCAACATTAAGCCTAAGCAGTTTCATCTTCGCTCCCTCCGCACAAGGGGAGACGAAAAATAACTATCGCTGTATCATGAAACAAGGCTCACCCACCACGGTAGTAGATACCCGTAGAGGTAGAATTGATCTAATTGTCTGGAAAAGTAGTATTTTTCAGGGGTGGACTCCTTTAGAAAGATGTCAGGCTATTAGTAGTCGTTTTCAGAATTTTTCCGACCAAGGTAAATTACGATATGTAACCAATGGTAAATTAGAAGGTCAACCAGTGATTTGTGTGGCTGAAAATATACCGGGAAGAGGTTTAAGTTGTGAGAAAAATGGTCTATTA includes the following:
- the cofG gene encoding 7,8-didemethyl-8-hydroxy-5-deazariboflavin synthase subunit CofG, yielding MTKQIITYSPAYTLVPTYECFNRCSYCNFRTDPLKNQWLQLTEAEKILKNLKTQEITEILILSGEVHPQSSRRKLWFNHIYNLAHLAVNQGFFPHSNVGPLSFQEMAKFKEVNVSMGLMLEQLSPKLLDTVHRRAPSKHPEIRLQQLIWAGKLKIPFTTGILLGIGENKQDRIESLKAIAEIHSQWRHIQEVILQPYSVGAKEELLAENFNAKEMLATVAIAREILPDDITIQVPPNLVKDRQLLLECLALGCRDLGGIVPKDEVNPDYHHDNLLNLQEFLAHYDWQLQQRLPVYPHYYSWVNDLLQKCYKRAKLTM